From the Xyrauchen texanus isolate HMW12.3.18 chromosome 37, RBS_HiC_50CHRs, whole genome shotgun sequence genome, one window contains:
- the LOC127630847 gene encoding protein SSUH2 homolog isoform X2, whose translation MSAPPAAGTFGPSAPPASMFDIVPGYEGTMAGGGGGYLPPPMPSVPTPAPEPPPNQPEWLIPSISEERAREALATYVASKCCYSSSPVKEGVITNMESFNTYRYRLETFTESRSTEWSQEPYSGQPVDAGAQPAPGPWQIAVQAPAFFKEHKQTMKVPFTSSVKNCHSCLGMGRSPCSTCAGAGNKVCWVCNGSGHRMGDDRCTHCNGRGRENCSSCNGNGSCQCDTCHGKRQLLVFINLNVKWSTEKDDFLAQQSSGLKEHNLERVSGKELFKDTQYMLYPVMGFPDASLVQASERLVRDHQVKFAQTSRILQQRQTIELIPITKVNYMWKGKPHVYFVYGNEFEVNADDYPATCCCSVM comes from the exons ATGTCGGCCCCGCCTGCGGCAGGCACCTTCGGCCCTTCCGCGCCCCCTGCAAGCATGTTCGACATTGTCCCGGGATATGAGGGAACTATGGCTGGCGGAGGTG GTGGGTATCTTCCACCTCCAATGCCATCTGTACCAACCCCTGCGCCCGAGCCTCCCCCCAACCAACCTGAGTGGCT AATTCCTTCCATCTCAGAGGAAAGAGCCCGAGAAGCTCTTGCAACATATGTCGCTAGCAAGTGTTGCTACAGCTCTTCCCCGGTCAAAGAAGGAGTTATAACCAACATGGAATCCTTTAATACTTACAGG TACCGTTTGGAAACGTTCACAGAGTCCAGATCTACTGAATGGAGTCAGGAGCCTTATTCGG GGCAGCCTGTGGATGCTGGTGCTCAACCAGCTCCAGGACCATGGCAGATCGCAGTTCAAGCTCCAGCCTTCTTTAAAGAGCACAAGCAGACTATGAAAGTGCCTTTTACTTCCTCTGTCAAG AACTGTCATTCGTGTCTTGGAATGGGAAGAAGCCCGTGTTCCACCTGTGCTGGAGCTGGAAAT AAAGTCTGCTGGGTGTGTAACGGTTCTGGTCATCGTATGGGTGACGACCGCTGCACGCACTGTAATGGGCGTGGACGTGAGAA CTGTAGTTCATGCAATGGCAATGGCTCTTGTCAGTGTGACACCTGCCATGGAAAGAGACAGCTGCTCGTCTTCATCAATCTCAATGTTAAATG GAGCACAGAGAAGGATGATTTTTTAGCACAACAGTCAAGTGGTCTGAAAGAGCACAATCTTGAGAGAGTTTCCGGAAAGGAGCTCTTCAAAGACACCCAGTATATG CTATATCCAGTGATGGGTTTCCCAGATGCCTCTCTTGTTCAAGCATCTGAGCGTTTAGTAAGAGACCACCAGGTGAAATTTGCCCAAACCTCCCGCATATTACAACAG AGGCAGACAATAGAGCTCATTCCCATTACCAAAGTAAACTACATGTGGAAAGGAAAACCCCATGTTTACTTTGTGTATGGAAATGAGTTTGAAGTGAACGCTGATGACTACCCCGCCACCTGCTGCTGTTCTGTGATGTAA
- the LOC127630847 gene encoding protein SSUH2 homolog isoform X1, which translates to MDGSIASDCGPSYGSINPVFATSAMSAPPAAGTFGPSAPPASMFDIVPGYEGTMAGGGGGYLPPPMPSVPTPAPEPPPNQPEWLIPSISEERAREALATYVASKCCYSSSPVKEGVITNMESFNTYRYRLETFTESRSTEWSQEPYSGQPVDAGAQPAPGPWQIAVQAPAFFKEHKQTMKVPFTSSVKNCHSCLGMGRSPCSTCAGAGNKVCWVCNGSGHRMGDDRCTHCNGRGRENCSSCNGNGSCQCDTCHGKRQLLVFINLNVKWSTEKDDFLAQQSSGLKEHNLERVSGKELFKDTQYMLYPVMGFPDASLVQASERLVRDHQVKFAQTSRILQQRQTIELIPITKVNYMWKGKPHVYFVYGNEFEVNADDYPATCCCSVM; encoded by the exons ATGGACGGGTCGATCGCGAG tgactgtggaccCAGTTATGGCAGCATTAACCCAGTGTTTGCAACATCAG CCATGTCGGCCCCGCCTGCGGCAGGCACCTTCGGCCCTTCCGCGCCCCCTGCAAGCATGTTCGACATTGTCCCGGGATATGAGGGAACTATGGCTGGCGGAGGTG GTGGGTATCTTCCACCTCCAATGCCATCTGTACCAACCCCTGCGCCCGAGCCTCCCCCCAACCAACCTGAGTGGCT AATTCCTTCCATCTCAGAGGAAAGAGCCCGAGAAGCTCTTGCAACATATGTCGCTAGCAAGTGTTGCTACAGCTCTTCCCCGGTCAAAGAAGGAGTTATAACCAACATGGAATCCTTTAATACTTACAGG TACCGTTTGGAAACGTTCACAGAGTCCAGATCTACTGAATGGAGTCAGGAGCCTTATTCGG GGCAGCCTGTGGATGCTGGTGCTCAACCAGCTCCAGGACCATGGCAGATCGCAGTTCAAGCTCCAGCCTTCTTTAAAGAGCACAAGCAGACTATGAAAGTGCCTTTTACTTCCTCTGTCAAG AACTGTCATTCGTGTCTTGGAATGGGAAGAAGCCCGTGTTCCACCTGTGCTGGAGCTGGAAAT AAAGTCTGCTGGGTGTGTAACGGTTCTGGTCATCGTATGGGTGACGACCGCTGCACGCACTGTAATGGGCGTGGACGTGAGAA CTGTAGTTCATGCAATGGCAATGGCTCTTGTCAGTGTGACACCTGCCATGGAAAGAGACAGCTGCTCGTCTTCATCAATCTCAATGTTAAATG GAGCACAGAGAAGGATGATTTTTTAGCACAACAGTCAAGTGGTCTGAAAGAGCACAATCTTGAGAGAGTTTCCGGAAAGGAGCTCTTCAAAGACACCCAGTATATG CTATATCCAGTGATGGGTTTCCCAGATGCCTCTCTTGTTCAAGCATCTGAGCGTTTAGTAAGAGACCACCAGGTGAAATTTGCCCAAACCTCCCGCATATTACAACAG AGGCAGACAATAGAGCTCATTCCCATTACCAAAGTAAACTACATGTGGAAAGGAAAACCCCATGTTTACTTTGTGTATGGAAATGAGTTTGAAGTGAACGCTGATGACTACCCCGCCACCTGCTGCTGTTCTGTGATGTAA